In Bacillus spongiae, a single genomic region encodes these proteins:
- a CDS encoding VWA domain-containing protein, with translation MNKASFSQAFSGRLLKRILPIFIGILLLIVGCSNEETKEEQNATKQASSNNEKSSNESTEETLEKNQTEDLEVRPLPTTYKELEALPAGKDSEYIPTLTNEDKERAVERFNDLPDIKDNPSTNELDYYYQELLERVQQDYEGPESLIKQLKFQSLGNPQIEDSRYQFKENLNVEVILDASGSMAQDVGGKTKMEAAKEEILKFVEGLPEGAKVGLRVYGHKGSNADSAKELSCKSSEIVYPINIYETSKFQTALDQVNPTGWTPITLALNEAKKDLSKYDGKNNTNIVYLVSDGIETCDQDPLVAAKELYNSNVSPIINVIGFNVNAEGQQQLKEIAESTEGIYQNVKDQTELKSELDKINEIAKAWDEWKEKGEQSIDIKETKNSLDIFGYITDEQVKVTDERLQINLLMYTFYEHGYMDNESRIYLEEKNNKYHKWIDEEISKFNQELKSLNEKNYEEAKKALEEKYEINTQ, from the coding sequence ATGAATAAAGCGAGCTTTTCCCAAGCATTTAGTGGAAGATTATTAAAAAGAATACTACCAATATTTATAGGGATCTTGTTATTAATAGTAGGTTGCAGTAACGAAGAAACAAAAGAAGAACAAAATGCGACAAAACAAGCTTCTAGCAATAATGAAAAATCTTCTAATGAGTCTACAGAAGAAACGTTAGAAAAGAATCAGACAGAAGACTTAGAGGTAAGACCATTGCCAACTACGTATAAAGAATTAGAAGCTCTACCTGCAGGGAAGGATTCAGAGTATATTCCGACGTTAACAAATGAAGACAAAGAAAGGGCAGTGGAACGTTTTAATGATTTGCCAGATATTAAAGATAATCCTTCTACAAATGAGCTGGATTATTATTATCAAGAGTTATTGGAAAGAGTGCAACAAGATTATGAAGGCCCTGAAAGTTTAATAAAGCAACTTAAATTTCAATCGTTAGGAAATCCTCAAATTGAGGATTCCCGTTATCAATTTAAAGAGAACTTAAATGTCGAAGTGATTCTTGATGCATCTGGAAGTATGGCGCAAGATGTAGGCGGCAAAACCAAAATGGAGGCGGCCAAAGAAGAAATTTTAAAATTTGTAGAAGGGTTACCTGAAGGGGCAAAGGTTGGGCTTAGAGTTTATGGTCATAAAGGGAGCAACGCAGATTCTGCTAAAGAGCTTTCCTGCAAAAGTTCTGAAATTGTCTACCCAATCAATATCTATGAAACTTCTAAATTTCAAACAGCTCTTGACCAAGTAAATCCAACAGGGTGGACCCCTATAACCCTTGCTCTCAATGAAGCGAAAAAAGATTTAAGTAAATACGATGGAAAAAATAATACGAATATTGTCTATTTAGTTAGTGATGGAATTGAGACATGTGATCAGGACCCTTTAGTAGCAGCTAAAGAACTATATAACTCGAATGTTAGTCCAATTATTAATGTCATTGGGTTTAATGTGAATGCAGAAGGACAACAGCAGTTAAAGGAAATTGCTGAATCCACTGAGGGAATCTATCAAAATGTAAAGGATCAAACTGAACTGAAATCTGAGCTAGATAAAATCAATGAGATTGCAAAGGCTTGGGATGAATGGAAGGAAAAAGGTGAGCAGTCCATTGATATTAAAGAAACAAAAAATTCTTTAGATATTTTTGGATATATAACAGATGAACAAGTAAAAGTGACAGATGAAAGACTTCAAATAAATCTTCTTATGTATACATTTTACGAGCATGGATATATGGACAATGAATCAAGAATTTACCTCGAAGAAAAAAATAATAAGTATCATAAGTGGATTGATGAAGAAATATCTAAATTTAATCAAGAGTTAAAGAGTTTAAATGAGAAAAATTACGAAGAAGCGAAAAAGGCATTAGAAGAGAAATACGAGATTAACACTCAATAA
- a CDS encoding CpaF family protein — MSSLFDKRKEKIKKNRPTTYEYENHLVDDLVEHYKARLLRDTNLEALTQLTQGEMRLKIEQLVSQFMSEERVIISRHDKELLISRILDEAVGFGPLEPLINDETITEILINGYEEVYVERLGKLEVSNIKFRDDEHVRHVVDRIVAPLGRRIDESSPMVDARLPDGSRVNAVISPISLNGTLVSIRKFRADPFKMDDLLSFNSLNASMAHFLEAVVKSKLNILISGGTGSGKTTLLNVIAASIPYGERVITIEDSAELRLDRPNVVGMEARPENVEGRGEVTIRSLVKNALRMRPDRIIVGEVRSGEAFDMLQAMNTGHEGSITTVHANSPEDALRRVEAMVVMAGMDLPSNIVREYIVGALDIIIQATRLTDGTRKIISISEVMKHPDGRHEMKEIFTFKRTGMKKDGSIEGYYTATGYVPKCLERLNVFGNNISESAFTPIFEEVST; from the coding sequence TTGTCGTCCCTATTTGATAAACGAAAAGAAAAAATAAAGAAGAACAGGCCGACAACGTATGAGTATGAAAATCATTTAGTTGACGACCTTGTAGAACATTATAAAGCAAGGTTGCTTAGAGATACGAATCTTGAAGCACTCACCCAACTGACTCAAGGTGAGATGAGGCTAAAAATCGAACAGCTGGTTTCTCAATTCATGTCAGAGGAAAGAGTGATTATTTCACGACATGATAAAGAGCTATTAATCTCTCGAATTCTCGATGAAGCAGTAGGATTTGGTCCTTTGGAGCCTTTAATCAACGATGAAACGATAACGGAGATCCTCATTAATGGGTATGAAGAAGTCTATGTTGAGAGACTCGGTAAATTAGAGGTTAGTAATATTAAGTTTCGTGATGATGAACACGTGAGACATGTCGTAGATCGAATTGTTGCCCCATTAGGTAGGCGTATTGATGAGAGTTCACCGATGGTAGATGCAAGACTTCCTGATGGGAGTCGTGTAAATGCCGTTATTTCACCTATCAGTTTAAATGGAACGCTTGTTTCTATCAGAAAATTTAGAGCTGACCCTTTTAAAATGGATGATTTATTAAGCTTCAATTCGTTGAACGCTAGCATGGCCCATTTTCTAGAGGCCGTTGTTAAATCAAAACTGAACATACTAATCTCAGGTGGTACGGGCTCCGGAAAAACGACCCTATTAAATGTAATTGCTGCATCTATACCTTATGGTGAAAGGGTTATAACAATAGAAGATTCAGCTGAGCTTAGACTCGATCGTCCAAATGTTGTCGGTATGGAGGCAAGACCCGAGAATGTGGAAGGGCGAGGGGAAGTAACCATACGAAGTTTAGTAAAGAATGCCTTACGTATGAGACCTGATCGCATCATCGTCGGGGAGGTTCGTAGTGGTGAGGCATTTGATATGCTCCAGGCTATGAATACAGGGCATGAAGGATCAATTACGACGGTACATGCCAACTCTCCTGAAGATGCTTTGAGACGTGTAGAAGCAATGGTTGTCATGGCTGGAATGGATCTTCCTTCTAATATCGTCAGGGAATATATTGTAGGAGCATTGGATATTATTATCCAAGCCACGCGATTAACAGACGGAACAAGGAAAATAATCTCTATTTCAGAAGTTATGAAGCATCCTGATGGTCGTCATGAAATGAAGGAAATCTTTACATTTAAAAGAACTGGGATGAAAAAGGATGGTTCCATCGAAGGCTATTATACTGCCACAGGATATGTTCCTAAATGCTTGGAAAGATTAAATGTTTTTGGAAATAACATTTCTGAATCAGCCTTCACCCCTATTTTTGAGGAGGTGAGTACATGA
- a CDS encoding type II secretion system F family protein, with product MDGLIVIFLVLTLLFLGLSLRSFYTYIIYKDNLKQEIEEKTYIYNSFEKKITRKEKMLTKIFEYADDFSAIGQRVNFFSEDHDIQKLLIKAGHPYGLTVQRFQGLKMFFLVIGLIVGGLCLVLRLPFSEVAVILYPLAGYGATILWLNGKAKKRQEGLSFQLPDFLDTMSVTLQAGVGLDQALRDIVPYFEGPIKEEFGRFIQELSVGVPRDEAYNTLLERNDSREFQLLIKSLIQGERLGVPISKTFKLQAEEMRKIKKEMIKEKAAKASPKVTLITTFLVLPSALILIGGLMIINMFSENRNILQMFQ from the coding sequence ATGGATGGATTAATCGTTATATTCCTAGTTTTAACCTTGTTGTTCCTAGGGTTAAGCTTGAGAAGTTTCTATACGTATATCATTTATAAAGATAATCTGAAACAAGAAATAGAAGAAAAAACATATATTTATAACTCTTTTGAAAAGAAGATTACAAGAAAAGAAAAGATGCTCACTAAAATTTTTGAATACGCAGATGATTTTTCTGCGATTGGACAAAGGGTGAATTTCTTCAGTGAAGATCACGATATTCAGAAGTTATTAATTAAAGCGGGGCATCCATATGGACTAACCGTTCAACGTTTTCAAGGATTAAAGATGTTCTTTCTTGTAATCGGCTTAATAGTTGGCGGTCTATGCCTCGTTTTGAGATTACCATTCTCAGAGGTTGCTGTGATTCTTTATCCCTTGGCAGGGTATGGGGCAACTATCCTATGGTTAAATGGGAAAGCAAAAAAACGTCAAGAGGGTTTATCGTTTCAACTGCCAGATTTTCTCGACACCATGAGTGTTACTCTTCAAGCGGGGGTAGGGCTGGATCAAGCCCTAAGGGATATTGTTCCATACTTTGAAGGACCCATTAAGGAAGAGTTTGGCCGTTTCATTCAGGAATTGAGTGTAGGTGTTCCAAGAGATGAAGCATATAACACCTTGTTAGAACGAAATGACAGTAGAGAATTTCAATTACTCATAAAATCACTAATACAAGGTGAAAGATTGGGAGTTCCTATATCTAAAACCTTCAAACTACAAGCCGAAGAAATGCGGAAAATTAAAAAAGAAATGATCAAAGAGAAGGCTGCTAAGGCTTCCCCAAAAGTAACTTTAATTACGACATTTCTAGTTTTGCCATCTGCACTCATCTTAATCGGTGGCTTGATGATTATAAATATGTTTAGTGAAAACCGAAACATTTTACAAATGTTTCAGTAA
- a CDS encoding pilus assembly protein translates to MRKFLKKIKNEKGALTFEFLGILPFFFMFFLLLWQVVASGYAIYTVKTAVNEGAKSYSATKDVLEAENTVKKAIGTSNVITYDEMSIIPDVNGKFELIVKVEHPLVFIPKQWKDETALTFDQSVVGQVLVE, encoded by the coding sequence ATGAGGAAGTTCTTAAAAAAAATAAAAAACGAAAAAGGTGCTCTCACATTTGAATTTTTAGGAATTCTCCCTTTCTTCTTTATGTTCTTTCTTCTCCTATGGCAAGTTGTAGCGTCAGGGTATGCTATCTATACAGTAAAAACTGCAGTGAACGAAGGAGCTAAATCATATTCAGCAACTAAGGACGTTTTAGAGGCTGAGAACACTGTTAAAAAGGCGATTGGTACAAGTAACGTTATTACGTATGATGAAATGTCAATTATTCCTGATGTGAACGGGAAGTTTGAACTAATCGTTAAAGTAGAGCACCCCCTCGTCTTTATCCCTAAGCAATGGAAAGATGAGACTGCTTTAACATTTGACCAATCAGTAGTGGGTCAGGTATTGGTGGAATGA
- a CDS encoding GNAT family N-acetyltransferase translates to MQNIEIRRPRSEDSIELNQFFSTVIKDTFAKEGLSEMHDFIENEIENKKQYLKCDLDSNGENRYFLIAIDKNSHKIIGTIACGPASELIISCTGRALKELYEVGTIFIHPDYQKRGIGTLLINELFLTFQNRDIKEFCLDSGYKNAQKVWMKKFGKPDYLLKDYWGEGRDHMIWKKSTHDMAINLRNDNR, encoded by the coding sequence GTGCAGAATATTGAGATAAGAAGGCCACGAAGTGAGGACAGTATAGAACTAAATCAATTTTTTAGTACAGTCATTAAAGATACCTTTGCAAAAGAAGGTTTATCGGAGATGCATGATTTTATAGAAAATGAAATTGAAAATAAGAAACAATACTTAAAATGTGACCTTGATAGCAATGGGGAAAATCGCTATTTTCTAATTGCTATAGATAAAAATAGTCATAAAATTATCGGTACAATTGCCTGCGGTCCAGCTAGTGAGCTGATTATTAGCTGCACTGGTAGAGCGTTGAAAGAGTTGTATGAGGTAGGAACTATATTTATACATCCAGACTATCAAAAACGTGGGATTGGCACTTTACTAATAAACGAACTATTTCTTACCTTTCAGAATAGGGACATCAAAGAATTTTGTTTGGATAGCGGATATAAAAATGCACAGAAAGTATGGATGAAGAAATTTGGCAAGCCTGATTACTTACTGAAGGACTACTGGGGCGAGGGACGTGATCACATGATTTGGAAGAAAAGCACTCATGATATGGCCATTAATTTAAGAAATGATAATCGTTAG
- a CDS encoding DeoR/GlpR family DNA-binding transcription regulator, translating into MMGEERREKIIELLKNDGRVIVKELAEIFDVSLDSIRRDLTILEQQNKLKKTYGGAIPSLKVRTSPKPESERYKDPSPSLDAISKTAAECFIKENDTIFIGAAGIQFGMIKHLPTNIKLTVITNSIVIANKLKDFENIDTLLIGGIINSSGSITDTISIDFIKNFVIDVCFVTGGGISKRGITTASPQGASFTRTICQISRERVCLAPSYKIGVDMFAHAAPLELIDSIILDPEAPSEFINYVNNSNINIKIAHVDSL; encoded by the coding sequence ATGATGGGAGAAGAAAGAAGAGAAAAAATTATAGAATTATTGAAAAATGATGGACGAGTGATTGTTAAAGAATTGGCTGAAATTTTTGATGTGTCATTAGATTCAATTAGACGTGATTTAACAATACTTGAACAACAAAATAAATTAAAGAAAACATATGGCGGTGCCATACCATCTTTAAAAGTACGAACATCTCCTAAGCCTGAAAGTGAAAGATATAAAGACCCTTCTCCTAGCTTAGACGCAATTTCTAAAACTGCTGCTGAGTGTTTCATAAAAGAAAACGATACCATTTTTATAGGGGCAGCTGGAATACAATTCGGGATGATAAAACATCTCCCTACCAATATTAAACTGACGGTAATCACCAATTCTATCGTAATTGCAAATAAATTAAAGGACTTTGAAAATATAGATACCTTGCTCATAGGAGGTATCATAAACTCTTCTGGAAGCATAACCGATACAATTTCTATCGACTTCATTAAAAATTTTGTTATTGATGTTTGCTTTGTAACCGGTGGAGGTATTTCAAAGCGGGGAATTACAACTGCCTCTCCTCAAGGAGCTAGTTTTACAAGAACAATTTGTCAGATTTCTCGAGAAAGAGTTTGTTTAGCTCCTAGTTATAAAATAGGAGTAGATATGTTTGCTCACGCAGCCCCATTAGAACTTATTGATTCTATAATTCTCGATCCTGAAGCTCCAAGTGAGTTTATAAATTATGTTAACAATTCGAATATTAATATAAAGATTGCTCATGTAGATTCACTATAG
- a CDS encoding type II secretion system F family protein produces MIPAAIATLSSLLFIIAISFYLDYRKEKREWKKQVTDFYSNGEKRKSYIVLLGDKFDQTETAKPIFEKLRESSIPLTPSEYFAAQFVAFMGIVIVLMNFFSLSFLISIFVSLLFLEGGRRLLFLLRKNKMKQRLVEQLPEICRLLANATRSGMTLNQGVQLVAQEVNEPAKGEFKRLAQEISLGIDFNTAIRSMEKRIENREFKLFVATILIQKKAGGNLFSVLDEMGQTLEERKILTQEIKTMTAEQRYVAYIVPVIPIFLVLMMNNIIDGFLDPLFTGLGIILLLLFIGGTLLTFILVKKVTNIKV; encoded by the coding sequence ATGATACCTGCTGCCATTGCCACCCTTTCATCTCTTTTATTCATCATTGCCATAAGCTTTTATTTGGATTATCGAAAGGAAAAAAGAGAATGGAAAAAGCAAGTAACCGATTTTTACAGTAATGGTGAAAAACGAAAAAGCTATATCGTACTTTTAGGAGACAAGTTTGACCAAACGGAAACGGCAAAGCCGATTTTTGAGAAACTTAGGGAGTCCAGTATCCCTCTTACTCCATCTGAATATTTTGCTGCCCAGTTTGTTGCTTTTATGGGAATCGTCATTGTACTTATGAATTTTTTCAGCCTTAGCTTTTTAATCAGTATCTTTGTCTCTCTTCTTTTTCTCGAAGGGGGAAGAAGACTCCTTTTCCTACTGAGAAAAAACAAAATGAAACAACGACTGGTTGAACAATTACCTGAAATTTGCCGCCTTCTTGCTAATGCAACGAGATCTGGGATGACGTTAAATCAAGGCGTTCAACTAGTGGCACAGGAAGTAAATGAACCTGCAAAGGGAGAATTCAAACGTTTAGCTCAGGAAATTTCATTGGGAATCGATTTTAATACAGCGATTCGATCGATGGAAAAACGAATTGAGAATCGGGAATTTAAATTATTTGTTGCTACAATTCTCATCCAGAAAAAAGCGGGAGGAAATTTGTTCTCCGTTCTAGATGAAATGGGGCAAACGCTAGAAGAACGAAAGATTTTAACGCAAGAGATAAAAACAATGACAGCAGAGCAACGGTATGTTGCGTATATCGTCCCTGTTATTCCCATTTTCTTGGTTTTAATGATGAACAATATTATAGATGGCTTCCTCGATCCTTTGTTTACGGGACTCGGTATCATTTTGTTATTACTATTCATAGGCGGTACTTTATTAACGTTTATCCTCGTTAAAAAAGTAACCAATATTAAGGTGTGA
- a CDS encoding DUF3892 domain-containing protein, with amino-acid sequence MGERGFEEIYEEYKQQGMSQAKAEMAEEIPSEAEKIVAVRRNAEDDLIAFKTESGRELDYITALEEAKAGNLRNIDVIHRYGRDIIRSEPDGLKENNLSELPSF; translated from the coding sequence ATGGGTGAAAGAGGGTTTGAAGAAATTTATGAAGAGTATAAACAACAAGGAATGTCTCAAGCTAAGGCAGAAATGGCAGAAGAGATTCCATCAGAGGCAGAGAAAATCGTAGCCGTTCGTCGAAATGCGGAAGACGATTTAATTGCATTTAAGACTGAAAGTGGGCGTGAACTGGATTATATTACTGCTCTTGAGGAAGCGAAGGCAGGTAATTTAAGAAATATTGATGTCATTCATCGTTATGGAAGGGATATTATTCGAAGTGAACCAGACGGCTTGAAAGAAAATAACCTAAGTGAGCTGCCTTCCTTTTAA
- a CDS encoding vWA domain-containing protein: MKYFKTILPILIASSLFIIGCSNEETKEEQNATKQTTNNSEKSSNKAIEETTEDTIEQPQTEDLEVRHLPTTYQELEALPAGKDSEYIPTLTNEDKEKAVERFKDLPDIKDNPSSNELDYYYQELLERLQRDYKGPESLIKQLKFQSFGNPQIEDSRYQFKENLNVEVILDASGSMAQDVGGKTKMEAAKEEIMNFVEGLPEGANVGLRVYGHKGSNADSDKKLSCSSSDIVYPIEPFTESKFQSALNGVQPTGWTPITLALNEAKKDLSKYDGRNNTNIVYLVSDGIETCDQDPLVAAKELYNSNVSPIVNVIGFNVNGEGQQQLKEIAKSTEGIYQNVEDQAELKSELDKINEIAKAWDEWKEKGEQSIDIKETKNSLDIFGYITDEQVKVSDERLQINLLMYTFYKYGYMDNDSRIYLEEKNNKYHKWIDEEISKFNQELKSLNEKNYQEAKKALEEKYEINTQ; encoded by the coding sequence ATGAAATATTTTAAAACAATACTGCCAATATTGATAGCAAGCTCTTTATTTATCATAGGTTGTAGTAACGAAGAAACAAAAGAAGAACAAAATGCAACAAAACAAACTACTAACAATAGTGAAAAATCTTCTAATAAGGCAATAGAAGAAACTACAGAAGATACGATAGAACAGCCTCAGACAGAAGACTTAGAGGTAAGGCACTTACCAACTACGTATCAAGAATTAGAAGCTCTGCCTGCAGGGAAGGATTCTGAATACATTCCAACGTTAACAAATGAAGACAAAGAAAAGGCAGTGGAACGTTTTAAAGATTTGCCAGATATTAAAGATAACCCTTCTTCCAATGAATTGGATTATTATTATCAAGAGTTATTGGAAAGATTGCAAAGAGATTATAAAGGGCCTGAAAGTTTAATAAAGCAACTTAAATTTCAATCGTTTGGAAATCCTCAGATTGAGGATTCCCGTTATCAATTTAAAGAGAATTTAAATGTCGAAGTGATTCTTGATGCTTCGGGAAGTATGGCGCAAGATGTAGGTGGAAAGACCAAAATGGAAGCTGCCAAAGAAGAAATCATGAACTTCGTGGAAGGATTACCAGAAGGAGCAAATGTAGGATTAAGAGTATATGGGCATAAAGGAAGTAATGCTGACAGTGATAAAAAATTATCCTGCAGTAGCTCCGATATTGTCTATCCAATTGAACCGTTTACTGAATCAAAATTCCAATCTGCACTAAATGGTGTTCAACCGACAGGGTGGACCCCGATAACCCTTGCTCTCAATGAAGCAAAGAAAGATTTAAGTAAATACGATGGAAGAAATAATACGAATATTGTCTACTTAGTTAGTGATGGGATTGAGACATGTGATCAGGACCCTTTAGTAGCAGCTAAAGAACTGTATAACTCGAATGTTAGTCCAATTGTTAATGTCATTGGCTTTAATGTTAATGGGGAGGGGCAACAGCAGCTGAAGGAAATTGCTAAATCCACTGAGGGAATTTATCAAAATGTAGAAGATCAAGCTGAACTAAAATCTGAGCTTGATAAGATCAATGAGATTGCAAAGGCTTGGGATGAATGGAAGGAAAAAGGTGAGCAGTCCATTGATATTAAAGAAACAAAAAATTCTTTAGATATTTTTGGATATATAACAGATGAACAAGTAAAAGTATCAGATGAAAGACTTCAAATAAATCTTCTTATGTATACATTTTACAAGTATGGATATATGGACAATGATTCAAGAATTTACCTCGAAGAAAAAAATAATAAGTATCATAAGTGGATTGATGAAGAAATATCTAAATTTAATCAAGAATTAAAGAGTTTAAACGAGAAAAATTACCAGGAAGCGAAAAAGGCACTAGAAGAGAAATACGAGATTAACACTCAATAA